ACTTACATCCTTTGTAACACAGGCAAGTTTGGCTATTTATAATTTTAGACTAATCACAACAGCAGTAGAAACACAACGTTATCAGAATGAATTAAAGATTGCTCATAGGGTACAGGAAAGTCTTTTACCTAATATTATTGATGTAGATAATCAGTTTGAAATTTGTGTAAAAGCGGGTTCTGCTGACGAAGTAGGTGGAGATTATTATGATTACTTTCAAGTTGCTCCCCATCGTTTTGCTGTTATTATTGCAGATGTGGCAGGAAATGGAACTTCGGCTGCCTTTTATATGGCACAAATGAAGGGTATTTTTCATAGTTTGGTGCGCTTAGATTTAAGTCCTGACTTATTTATGGAGTATGCCAACAATGCGCTTAGTTCGTGTTTAGAAGCTCGTCTTTTTATTACAGCTACTTATTTGATTATCGATACTGAAAAGCGTAAAATTTATTCTTCTCGTGCTGGTCATTGTCCAACTTTATATTATAATGCAAGAGAAGAAAAGTCTGACTTTTTAGAAGAAAAAGGAATTGGTCTGGGAATCATTCGAAATGGCACTTATGGAAAACATACCCAAGTTTCTATTTTTGATTATGAAGAAGGAGATATATTTTTTCTTTATACAGATGGAATAAATGAAGCTCGTCACCCAGTTTCAAAGGAAGAGTATGGGTATGATAGAATCAAAAACTTTGTAGAAGAAAATGCTCATTGTAGCGTTTCTCAAATAGCTGAATTAATTATTGATGATATTTATCAATTTATAGAAGGAGATGATTTGAGAGATGATTATACTGTTATGGTGATGCGTTTTGACTAAATACAATTATGAACGATTAATTTTTAGTGATTAATGAATACAAATAAGATATTTAAAGTATTTCAAGATTACTGTTGAACCAAAAACTGCCGTTGGTTTTAGGATAACAATAACAAAAAAAGGCTTTTAGTTCAATAAGAATTAAAAGCCTTTTTTGAATTGAATTACATTAATAATTAATTGTTAAAAATTAATCATTAAAAAACTATATATTTCCTTCTTTAGAACGACGAGCGATAAGTTGAACTACTTTCATAGCCATTTCCATATCTCCGTTTACTTTTACTTTTCCAGTCATATAAGCTGCCATTAAGTTCAAAGAACCATCAATCATCTTGTTAGCATTTTCTTCTGAAATCTTAACTGTACAATCTGCATCTTTGTCTTCATGAGAAACTACATTTGGAACTTGAGTAGCATCGACATAAACAACACCTTCGCCTTTAAGATCAAACTTAACTGATTTTCCTAGTCCACTATCTGTTCCGACTACTTTTTTTACACGCTCTGTGAAAGATTCTAAGCTCATAGTTTTATTTTACTTTTGGATGTGAGTAATTTAATAATGATTACGATTTTGAAATAATAAAATGAATATTCAGTGTAGTTAAATAATTCATTTATTATCTAATACAAAGTTATTTACTTCGGTATTTTTATACTGCAATTTAACACAAAAAACTCGGCTTGCAGCGTTTTTTATTAAGAATTAAACTAAAAAAATAGTAATTAGTTTTGAAGTTTTCTATATAAATCTGCGTGTGCTGGGTCAAGTTGAAGCAAAATTTCAGCAGCTTTGAGTTTTTCATCCTTTTCTGCGTTTGAAAAAAGCTGATAAAGTTCTTCTCCTTTTGCATCAAAGAGTGTTTGAATAAGCAAGGCATTTAATCGAATAGCACTTACTTCTTTCCACTTTTTCAATACTTCCATTGTTTTTTTACGAGCTTCTTCTGGTTTTTCTAGCATCACATCAAGCCCTAAACGATGATAATCATACAAACCTTTTCTCAAATCTATAAATTGAGGGCTGTTTAAGTTTTCTCCTAACCAATATCTTGAACGAATATCATTATTCTGCCATCCCGAATTTGCAACTCCTGTACTTTGTGCATTATTAATAATGTTTTGTGCTTTTTCGATATAGGGTGTTCCTCCCAAAGAAGAGAAAGAATCATAGTCTAATGCTAAAATAACATAAGAATAATAAGCCAACATCAAAGTCAGATTATTATTAGTGGAATTAGGAATATAAATTAAGGGTTCACTAGGTTTGTAAACGAAATCAAAGTTCTTATCAAAATAATTTAGAATTGGTGAAGTATAAACTGTTCCAAAAACAGGACGATTATATTGAATTTGAGCGTCTCCTGAATAAATTCCTTGAGAAAGGTCAGTATTTTTATCTAGCGTAATCAAGATATTACATTCTATACGCTCCCATTCTTCATAACGGTCTTCTGTCCATTGTGTCGTATTCATAAACTTTGTCAGAGCTTTGGTAAGTTGCCCCACAATTTGTTGATTTTGAGCTTCTACACGAGAATCATTAATAATTACATTACAACGAAACTCTTGTGCAAAAATTTGGCTTGAAAATGATACAAAGAGAAGACTAAAAACTAAAAAAATATATTTCTTCATTGATGATTATTTTTATAAAATTCAAAAAAACGCTATAAAGAATTTATAATTTTTCTTTATAGCGTTCAATTTACTAAAAACTTATGATTTGAGAATTATTTTTTATAAATACTGATTAATCAAACCTGCAATTACTTGACCTGAACTAGGACGAGGTGCATCTGGATTAACTACTTTTCCTGTTTTGTCTACTAACATATAACGAGGAATTCCTGAAATTCCATATTTGCTAGAAACAGCTTGATTTGCATCAGCAGCAGGATAAAAATGAACTCCTTTAATATCCATTTTATCAATTCCGTTTTTCCATTTATCTTCAGCTCTATCAAAAGAAACATATAAAAACACTACATCTTTTCCTTCAAACTGACTGTGTAGCTTCTGAGAGCTAGGCATTTCACCACGACAAGGAGGACACCAAGAAGCCCAAAAATCAACATAAATAACTTTTCCTTTATATTCTGCTAATACATCTTCAAACATCTTTATACTGCCATCAGCATTAGTTTGACCGACAAAGATTTTTTCAGGTTCTTTGTCTTCTGTTGTTGTGCTTGTATTAGTAGAAGTATTGGATGTATTTGAAAAGCGATTCTGAGTAGAAGCAGTAGCATTAGAATCATCTGTGGATGCACTAGCTTGTTTTTTTTCACTAGCACAAGAAGCTGCCGAAGCAATAAGAGCAATAAATAAGATGAATTTTTTCATAATAATTAAAATTAAGTGAGTTTGAATATTTTTTATAAAAATTGAAGTTGTATAATCTTTCCTTGAAATTTATTATTGATGTCGCTTGAAACATTAATAATAGAATAGCTTGAATTATTTCAGAATCAGAATAACAAAAATACTATTTTTTTTAGATTTTATTCCCTCTCAAAAACTCTTCAATTTTCATTCTTCGTTTTCCTTCAGGTTGTAATTCATTGATTTTGACATAACCATCTTGTGTCTTAACGTAAAGATAACTCTTTTGGTCTGTAAGTGGCTCTCCTATCAAAAGTTCATTTGTTTGCTCAAAATCAGCAATTTCTACATCAAAAACCTTATACATCTTATCATAAAGGGTCATTCTTGCAGCAGGATAAGGAGTAAGTCCACGTACAAAGTTTAGTATTTTTTCACTTTCCTTATTGAAGTTTATGAAGGTATCTTCTGTGAAAATTTTTGGCGCATGGGGTGTTTTTTCTTCCAAATTCTGTTTTTTGACAGCATAATCATTGTCTTGAATAGCTTTTACAGTTTTCAAAACAAGTTCTGCTCCTTTGTTTTTTAATCTTTCATAAAGCGTACCGACATTATCAGTATCATAAATTCTTTCTTCTTCTTGAAAAAGAATATCTCCAGTATCAATTTTATGTTGTAGGAAAAAAGTTGTTACTCCTGTTTTCTCTTCTCCATTAATAATTGCCCAATTGATAGGCGCAGCACCACGATAATTAGGCAATAGTGAAGCGTGAAGATTAAAAGTTCCTATTTCTGGCATTTGCCAAACCACTTCTGGAAGCATTCGGAAAGCAACCACAATTTGAAGATTTGCATTATAACTTTTCAGTTCTTCTAAAAAACTCTCGTCTTTTAGATTTGTCGGTTGCAGGATAGGCAAACCGTGTTTCAATGCTGCTTTTTTCACATCAGATTCATTTATTTTCTGACCTCTTCCTGCTTTTTTATTAGGTGCAGTAACGACAGCGACTACATTATAGCCATTTTCTACTAAGATATCTAAAGAGGAAACGGCAAATTCAGGCGTTCCCATAAAAATAATACGTAATTCGGGCATATTTTATTTTCTAAGCTGCTCATAAGCAAAAGAACAGCACTATTTTTTAATTTTCAATTTAAAACTAAGACAAATGTACAAAATTTATTGTACCCATTTCTTAAGATTTAAATTACTATTTTTCATCTCTTTTTTGCATTAATTTTATTCTTAATAATTTATCAAAAAGACTAAACTGCGTAGTGAGTAAAGCAAGTGCTTGAATGATATGCAAAATCAGTAAAACAACTACAATAAAAAGAGAAAAAATAGAATCTGTACTTATCCAAAATAAGAATCCACTCACTAAAAACATTGGTATCCAGTAAATTAGATTTCTTACAAAAAGTAATAGAAAGTGAGCTTTCTCATTTGAATTAGTAGTTATAAAATAAAGACCTAGCAACTTTTTACCACAACTACCATCACCTAAAATACAATCTCTAAATATGATATACAATAATCCTATTGCTAAAGAATAATTAAAAATAGTTTGTTGTTCAAATTTAAAATAAGGCAAAAAAAGATAAACTAAGCCTCCTAAAACACCAGCAATAAATAAATCTAACAAGAAAGCAAATGAACGGTCATCACTATTTGATTTTATATACACCGAATTATCAACTTTCTGAAAGAGTAAAGTAACTGCTGTTTTTGGAAAATCATTGAATGTTTTTCTTTGATTACAATGTTCTGAACCCATATATTCCCAACTCTCTTTCAAAAATGCCGATTTACATTCAGCACAAAAAATAATTTCATCTCCTAAAGAAAAATCATCTCCTGTAATTGGGTCTTGACGATTTTCTTGTAAAAAATGAGTTTGATTTTTAGTAAGGATTAGAGTATTTTTCATTTTTAATATAATTGATTCCCTTTTCTTAAACTCTGAAAGTAGGTTATTAGGTTACAATACTACTTACATTCAATCAAAAATAGTTTTTAAATAACTTAATAAGCAATAAGGTATTAATACTAATTTAGCCTACTGCTCACTTTTAAATATAGAAAACTAAGTCCAAAAACAACTAAGAAAAAGAGTATATTGTTATAATCATATAACCCAAGAAAAGTATAAATAAGTCCTCCAAGAACAATGAAGTAAAAGATTATTTTAGGCATTAATTCGGATATGGCATATATTTTTTTCTTTTTTAATTTGAGTATATTTTTTTTGTTTAATTCCAAGAAAGTAAAAACAGGAAAGTTTCTAAGCGTTTTGCTCTGATTACAATGCTTTTCATCCATAAACTCCCAACTCTCTTTTAAAAAAGCTGATTTACAAGAAGCACAAAACACAATTTCATCTCCTACAAAAAAATCATCTCCTGTAATTGGGTCTTGACGGTTTTCTTGTAAAAAATGAGTTTGATTTTCAGTAAGGATTAAAGTATTTTTCATGTATTAGCATTTTGTTATAAAAACAAATACGTAATTTATTTTTTCTTAGATACTCTACTTTTCTAAAAAAACTGACTTTTAGAAATTATATTTTTCAGCATTTAGAAAGAAATGCTAGTATATATTTTCTTACATAAAAATTAAACTACTTTAAATAAAATCTAACAAAATTAGCAACATAAATTGTTTTTCTAGTTTAATTTGCTATTTTTGTAAAGCACTATCTTTTATAAACTATTGGAACAATCTGCCGAAAATACTACGAATACTAACACTGAAAATAATATAAGTTCAAATCAAGAACAAAATATAACTAGCACTCAAAATTCTAAAAAAGCAGTTGAAAAAACAGTTTTTGATACAAAAATAGAATTTCTGAAAGGTGTTGGGGGTTTGCGTGCCGAAGTTTTACAAAAAGAACTCAATATCAGAACTTTTGGTGATTTGCTGATGCACTTACCTTTTCGTTATGAAGACCGTACACAATTTCAAAAAATCGGATTTATTTCGGAAGAAGATACAGCCGTTCAACTCAAAGGAAGACTACGAAATATTAATCTTTGGGGAGAAGGAAAAAAGAAGCGTTTAGAAGCCGTCTTGGAAGATTCATCAGGAGAAGTAAAACTGGTTTGGTTTCGTGGGGCAGGTTGGGTAGCCAAAAAGTTAAAAGACGGACAAGAATATATCGTTTATGGTCGTCCGAATATGTATGGTAGGAATTTTAGTATTGCACATCCAGAAATTGATTTGCATATTCCATTAGAAAAAGAAAAAAGTTATTTTCAGCCTGTCTATCACACAAGCGAAAAAATGAAGGCAAAAGGAATGGATAGCAGAGGGATTTCTAATCTCATGCAAACGCTTATTCGTCAGGTTCATAAAGAAATTGAGGAAACTTTGCCACCATCTATTATTGAAAAACAAGATTTATTAGATAGAAGAAGAGCCATTGTTCATATTCATTTTCCAAAGAATACAGAATGGTTAGAAATGGCAAGAAAACGCCTAAAATTTGAAGAATTATTTTTTATTCAACTTCAACTCTTACAGTTAAAACTTGTCAGAACAGATAAAAATCAAGGTTTAATTTTTGAAAAAACACCTACTTTAACCAAATTTTATAAAGAACATTTGCCTTTCGAACTCACTGGCGCACAAAAACGAGTAATCAAAGAAATTCATCAAGATGTACAGTCAGGCAGTCAGATGAACCGACTTTTACAAGGAGATGTAGGAAGTGGAAAAACAATTGTTTCTTTTTTGATTATGCTCATGGGAATTGATTATGAGGCGCAAAGCTGCTTAATGGCTCCTACCGAGATTTTAGCGCAACAGCATTATGAAGGATTAAAAGGATTTTGTGATTTGTTGGGACTTCGAATCGATATTCTGACAGGCTCAACACGTACAAAGGCAAGGCGTGAAATGTTGGCAGACCTAAAAGATGGAAAAATTCATATTATTGTCGGAACACACGCACTTTTAGAAGATAGAGTTCAGTTTCAGAAATTAGGAATTTGTGTAATTGATGAACAACACCGTTTTGGGGTGGCACAACGAGCTAAATTATGGCAAAAAAATGAAGGTTTTTTTCCTCATGTTTTGGTTATGACAGCAACGCCAATTCCTAGAACATTAGCCATGACTTTATATGGAGATTTAGATGTTTCGATAATTGATGAGCTGCCAGCAGGACGAAAACCTATCAAAACAGTTCATAAATTTGATGCTCATCGCTTGCGTGTTTTTGGTTTTATGCAAAGTCAGATTGATTTGGGAAGACAAATTTATT
This is a stretch of genomic DNA from Bernardetia sp. MNP-M8. It encodes these proteins:
- the recG gene encoding ATP-dependent DNA helicase RecG; protein product: MEQSAENTTNTNTENNISSNQEQNITSTQNSKKAVEKTVFDTKIEFLKGVGGLRAEVLQKELNIRTFGDLLMHLPFRYEDRTQFQKIGFISEEDTAVQLKGRLRNINLWGEGKKKRLEAVLEDSSGEVKLVWFRGAGWVAKKLKDGQEYIVYGRPNMYGRNFSIAHPEIDLHIPLEKEKSYFQPVYHTSEKMKAKGMDSRGISNLMQTLIRQVHKEIEETLPPSIIEKQDLLDRRRAIVHIHFPKNTEWLEMARKRLKFEELFFIQLQLLQLKLVRTDKNQGLIFEKTPTLTKFYKEHLPFELTGAQKRVIKEIHQDVQSGSQMNRLLQGDVGSGKTIVSFLIMLMGIDYEAQSCLMAPTEILAQQHYEGLKGFCDLLGLRIDILTGSTRTKARREMLADLKDGKIHIIVGTHALLEDRVQFQKLGICVIDEQHRFGVAQRAKLWQKNEGFFPHVLVMTATPIPRTLAMTLYGDLDVSIIDELPAGRKPIKTVHKFDAHRLRVFGFMQSQIDLGRQIYLVYPLIEESETLDYKNLEDGYESICRAFPNVPVSILHGKMKPNDKDFEMQRFAKGETKILVATTVIEVGVNVPNASVMIIENSERFGLSQLHQLRGRVGRGSEQSYCILMSGYKLSKEGKKRLEVMVRTVNGFEIADEDLKLRGAGDIAGTQQSGAVDLRIADLARDGEILKVARDVAQELLKEDPKLEKEENLPLVITLEKIQKAQTINWSRIS
- a CDS encoding DUF4835 family protein, translating into MKKYIFLVFSLLFVSFSSQIFAQEFRCNVIINDSRVEAQNQQIVGQLTKALTKFMNTTQWTEDRYEEWERIECNILITLDKNTDLSQGIYSGDAQIQYNRPVFGTVYTSPILNYFDKNFDFVYKPSEPLIYIPNSTNNNLTLMLAYYSYVILALDYDSFSSLGGTPYIEKAQNIINNAQSTGVANSGWQNNDIRSRYWLGENLNSPQFIDLRKGLYDYHRLGLDVMLEKPEEARKKTMEVLKKWKEVSAIRLNALLIQTLFDAKGEELYQLFSNAEKDEKLKAAEILLQLDPAHADLYRKLQN
- a CDS encoding SCP2 sterol-binding domain-containing protein codes for the protein MSLESFTERVKKVVGTDSGLGKSVKFDLKGEGVVYVDATQVPNVVSHEDKDADCTVKISEENANKMIDGSLNLMAAYMTGKVKVNGDMEMAMKVVQLIARRSKEGNI
- a CDS encoding RDD family protein; amino-acid sequence: MKNTLILTKNQTHFLQENRQDPITGDDFSLGDEIIFCAECKSAFLKESWEYMGSEHCNQRKTFNDFPKTAVTLLFQKVDNSVYIKSNSDDRSFAFLLDLFIAGVLGGLVYLFLPYFKFEQQTIFNYSLAIGLLYIIFRDCILGDGSCGKKLLGLYFITTNSNEKAHFLLLFVRNLIYWIPMFLVSGFLFWISTDSIFSLFIVVVLLILHIIQALALLTTQFSLFDKLLRIKLMQKRDEK
- a CDS encoding TlpA disulfide reductase family protein, yielding MKKFILFIALIASAASCASEKKQASASTDDSNATASTQNRFSNTSNTSTNTSTTTEDKEPEKIFVGQTNADGSIKMFEDVLAEYKGKVIYVDFWASWCPPCRGEMPSSQKLHSQFEGKDVVFLYVSFDRAEDKWKNGIDKMDIKGVHFYPAADANQAVSSKYGISGIPRYMLVDKTGKVVNPDAPRPSSGQVIAGLINQYL
- the fmt gene encoding methionyl-tRNA formyltransferase, whose product is MPELRIIFMGTPEFAVSSLDILVENGYNVVAVVTAPNKKAGRGQKINESDVKKAALKHGLPILQPTNLKDESFLEELKSYNANLQIVVAFRMLPEVVWQMPEIGTFNLHASLLPNYRGAAPINWAIINGEEKTGVTTFFLQHKIDTGDILFQEEERIYDTDNVGTLYERLKNKGAELVLKTVKAIQDNDYAVKKQNLEEKTPHAPKIFTEDTFINFNKESEKILNFVRGLTPYPAARMTLYDKMYKVFDVEIADFEQTNELLIGEPLTDQKSYLYVKTQDGYVKINELQPEGKRRMKIEEFLRGNKI